One Amblyomma americanum isolate KBUSLIRL-KWMA chromosome 8, ASM5285725v1, whole genome shotgun sequence DNA window includes the following coding sequences:
- the LOC144101175 gene encoding mitotic spindle assembly checkpoint protein MAD1-like isoform X2, whose translation MSSVLENTRVLRALRDLENMFGPPEESSAEDDTIARQLYFGESISDTRTDISGSSETKSAEAEIRALKMELLQCKAEIRRLSMERDEEEPARKTLVLGYSHDLEVLQDHLQKERDLNADLKQQLVRALKEDAESRAQVTQLRQQMSNQVSELQERWRHSQARCLELQQQLDQRTESAQETTFALEGEVKRLSASQVMLRTSLEEAKDQIEILKRHVREKELLISHLQSENTELRKAEAKAKELQRRLDELKEAEELSRIMKDELKRLPAVEKELAKLQEEVEQHRRARMNVHLIQERLLAAQSNSTKLNELQTLCSQQQLSLEQLRAELDVWKELAAEPHCLTSPRAVLQCLADLRRSELALTERQSKLLAENEMLRTKAETSSQELRRSHTKLVKSQSQFDEQTALLRRMQRRLLLVGKEKEACRAMIESYQKEAGPDWPQAAARQVQFLENVLTDYRHSLEQAEKELEELRNRRMLECSSASVEVQTDEVQFADSQAEDCGFRVVHLVDNPLEIAFRQRVENVTKLEEEIERLRARVKVLEEFGCSQDVTAQVQLKLDQDGALPDRKTLQEQLASAEAKNRRLVDAFRRTSQDFRQGCYTLTGYRIDVLSQGHYKLTHKYADSPDDYLLFQNTQENMNVLETDYMRQLDGLASTYLEKYNSIPAFLGALTLKLFSEQNDLEESQL comes from the exons ATGTCGTCGGTACTGGAGAACACTCGTGTGCTTCGTGCTCTCCGCGACTTGGAGAACATGTTTGGTCCCCCCGAGGAATCAAGCGCCGAAGATGACACCATCGCTCGCCAGCTCTACTTTGGTGAAAGCATCTCGGATACTCGAACTGACATCAGTGGCAGCTCTGAGACAAAGTCGG CGGAGGCTGAGATCCGAGCCCTGAAGATGGAGCTGCTGCAGTGCAAGGCAGAGATACGGCGGCTTTCAATGGAGAGGGACGAGGAAGAGCCAGCACGGAAGACTCTTGTCCTTGGCTACTCTCACGATTTGGAGGTACTTCAGGACCACCTTCAG AAAGAGCGGGACCTGAATGCTGATCTGAAGCAGCAGCTGGTCAGGGCGCTGAAGGAGGATGCCGAGAGCAGGGCGCAGGTCACTCAGTTGCGCCAGCAGATGAGCAACCAGGTGTCTGAACTGCAGGAGCGCTGGCGCCACTCCCAGGCACGCTGCCTCGAGCTTCAGCAACAACTCGACCAG AGAACCGAGTCTGCCCAGGAGACCACGTTTGCTCTGGAGGGAGAAGTTAAGAG gCTTTCTGCGAGTCAGGTGATGCTGCGTACGTCTCTTGAAGAAGCCAAGGACCAAATAGAAATACTCAAAAG GCATGTTCGTGAGAAGGAGCTTCTCATTTCCCACTTACAAAGTGAAAATACTGAGCTTCGAAAAGCAGAAGCCAAAGCCAAG GAACTTCAGCGACGCCTGGATGAACTGAAGGAAGCGGAGGAACTCTCGCGGATCATGAAGGACGAGCTCAAGAGATTGCCAGCTGTTGAGAAAGAGCTCGCCAAACTTCAGGAAGAAGTTGAGCAGCATAG GCGGGCTCGCATGAACGTGCACTTGATCCAGGAGCGTCTGCTGGCAGCACAGAGCAACTCGACCAAGCTGAATGAGCTGCAGACTCTCTGCAGTCAGCAGCAGCTGAGCCTGGAGCAGCTGCGAGCCGAGCTGGACGTGTGGAAGGAGTTGGCTGCCGAGCCGCATTGCCTCAC gagtcCGAGAGCTGTGCTGCAGTGCCTGGCTGACCTGCGGCGCTCTGAGCTGGCCCTCACGGAGCGGCAATCAAAGCTCTTGGCAGA GAACGAGATGCTGCGGACCAAAGCAGAGACCAGCAGTCAGGAACTGCGTCGAAGCCACACAAAGCTCGTCAAGTCGCAGTCTCAGTTTGACGAGCAGACAGCACTCCTGCGCCGAATGCAGAGGCGTCTTCTCCTTGTGGGAAAG GAAAAGGAGGCGTGCCGGGCCATGATTGAGAGCTACCAGAAGGAGGCTGGCCCCGATTGGCCCCAAGCTGCTGCCAGGCAGGTTCAGTTCCTGGAGAATGTGCTGACCGACTACCGGCACTCGCTCGAACAG GCGGAAAAAGAGCTGGAAGAGCTGCGGAATCGAAGGATGCTGGAGTGCAGCTCAGCGAGTGTGGAAGTGCAAACTGACGAAGTCCA gtttGCTGACAGCCAGGCG GAGGACTGCGGCTTCCGGGTGGTGCACTTGGTGGACAATCCACTGGAGATCGCCTTCAGGCAGCGCGTCGAGAATGTCACCAAGCTGGAAGAGGAGATCGAGCGGCTACGGGCAAGGGTCAAG GTGCTGGAGGAGTTTGGCTGCTCCCAGGATGTGACTGCTCAGGTGCAGCTCAAGTTGGACCAAGACGGTGCACTTCCCGACCGAAAGA CCCTGCAAGAGCAGCTGGCATCAGCAGAGGCCAAGAACAGGCGTCTGGTGGATGCATTTCGCCGCACCAGCCAGGACTTCCGGCAAGGCTGTTACACACTAACCGGTTACCGGATAGACGTGCTGAGTCAGGGCCACTACAAGCTGACGCACAAGTATGCAGACTCTCCCGATGACTACCTGCTTTTCCAG
- the LOC144101175 gene encoding mitotic spindle assembly checkpoint protein MAD1-like isoform X1: MSSVLENTRVLRALRDLENMFGPPEESSAEDDTIARQLYFGESISDTRTDISGSSETKSAEAEIRALKMELLQCKAEIRRLSMERDEEEPARKTLVLGYSHDLEVLQDHLQKERDLNADLKQQLVRALKEDAESRAQVTQLRQQMSNQVSELQERWRHSQARCLELQQQLDQRTESAQETTFALEGEVKRLSASQVMLRTSLEEAKDQIEILKRHVREKELLISHLQSENTELRKAEAKAKELQRRLDELKEAEELSRIMKDELKRLPAVEKELAKLQEEVEQHRRARMNVHLIQERLLAAQSNSTKLNELQTLCSQQQLSLEQLRAELDVWKELAAEPHCLTSPRAVLQCLADLRRSELALTERQSKLLAENEMLRTKAETSSQELRRSHTKLVKSQSQFDEQTALLRRMQRRLLLVGKEKEACRAMIESYQKEAGPDWPQAAARQVQFLENVLTDYRHSLEQAEKELEELRNRRMLECSSASVEVQTDEVQFADSQAQEDCGFRVVHLVDNPLEIAFRQRVENVTKLEEEIERLRARVKVLEEFGCSQDVTAQVQLKLDQDGALPDRKTLQEQLASAEAKNRRLVDAFRRTSQDFRQGCYTLTGYRIDVLSQGHYKLTHKYADSPDDYLLFQNTQENMNVLETDYMRQLDGLASTYLEKYNSIPAFLGALTLKLFSEQNDLEESQL, translated from the exons ATGTCGTCGGTACTGGAGAACACTCGTGTGCTTCGTGCTCTCCGCGACTTGGAGAACATGTTTGGTCCCCCCGAGGAATCAAGCGCCGAAGATGACACCATCGCTCGCCAGCTCTACTTTGGTGAAAGCATCTCGGATACTCGAACTGACATCAGTGGCAGCTCTGAGACAAAGTCGG CGGAGGCTGAGATCCGAGCCCTGAAGATGGAGCTGCTGCAGTGCAAGGCAGAGATACGGCGGCTTTCAATGGAGAGGGACGAGGAAGAGCCAGCACGGAAGACTCTTGTCCTTGGCTACTCTCACGATTTGGAGGTACTTCAGGACCACCTTCAG AAAGAGCGGGACCTGAATGCTGATCTGAAGCAGCAGCTGGTCAGGGCGCTGAAGGAGGATGCCGAGAGCAGGGCGCAGGTCACTCAGTTGCGCCAGCAGATGAGCAACCAGGTGTCTGAACTGCAGGAGCGCTGGCGCCACTCCCAGGCACGCTGCCTCGAGCTTCAGCAACAACTCGACCAG AGAACCGAGTCTGCCCAGGAGACCACGTTTGCTCTGGAGGGAGAAGTTAAGAG gCTTTCTGCGAGTCAGGTGATGCTGCGTACGTCTCTTGAAGAAGCCAAGGACCAAATAGAAATACTCAAAAG GCATGTTCGTGAGAAGGAGCTTCTCATTTCCCACTTACAAAGTGAAAATACTGAGCTTCGAAAAGCAGAAGCCAAAGCCAAG GAACTTCAGCGACGCCTGGATGAACTGAAGGAAGCGGAGGAACTCTCGCGGATCATGAAGGACGAGCTCAAGAGATTGCCAGCTGTTGAGAAAGAGCTCGCCAAACTTCAGGAAGAAGTTGAGCAGCATAG GCGGGCTCGCATGAACGTGCACTTGATCCAGGAGCGTCTGCTGGCAGCACAGAGCAACTCGACCAAGCTGAATGAGCTGCAGACTCTCTGCAGTCAGCAGCAGCTGAGCCTGGAGCAGCTGCGAGCCGAGCTGGACGTGTGGAAGGAGTTGGCTGCCGAGCCGCATTGCCTCAC gagtcCGAGAGCTGTGCTGCAGTGCCTGGCTGACCTGCGGCGCTCTGAGCTGGCCCTCACGGAGCGGCAATCAAAGCTCTTGGCAGA GAACGAGATGCTGCGGACCAAAGCAGAGACCAGCAGTCAGGAACTGCGTCGAAGCCACACAAAGCTCGTCAAGTCGCAGTCTCAGTTTGACGAGCAGACAGCACTCCTGCGCCGAATGCAGAGGCGTCTTCTCCTTGTGGGAAAG GAAAAGGAGGCGTGCCGGGCCATGATTGAGAGCTACCAGAAGGAGGCTGGCCCCGATTGGCCCCAAGCTGCTGCCAGGCAGGTTCAGTTCCTGGAGAATGTGCTGACCGACTACCGGCACTCGCTCGAACAG GCGGAAAAAGAGCTGGAAGAGCTGCGGAATCGAAGGATGCTGGAGTGCAGCTCAGCGAGTGTGGAAGTGCAAACTGACGAAGTCCA gtttGCTGACAGCCAGGCG CAGGAGGACTGCGGCTTCCGGGTGGTGCACTTGGTGGACAATCCACTGGAGATCGCCTTCAGGCAGCGCGTCGAGAATGTCACCAAGCTGGAAGAGGAGATCGAGCGGCTACGGGCAAGGGTCAAG GTGCTGGAGGAGTTTGGCTGCTCCCAGGATGTGACTGCTCAGGTGCAGCTCAAGTTGGACCAAGACGGTGCACTTCCCGACCGAAAGA CCCTGCAAGAGCAGCTGGCATCAGCAGAGGCCAAGAACAGGCGTCTGGTGGATGCATTTCGCCGCACCAGCCAGGACTTCCGGCAAGGCTGTTACACACTAACCGGTTACCGGATAGACGTGCTGAGTCAGGGCCACTACAAGCTGACGCACAAGTATGCAGACTCTCCCGATGACTACCTGCTTTTCCAG
- the LOC144100158 gene encoding dol-P-Glc:Glc(2)Man(9)GlcNAc(2)-PP-Dol alpha-1,2-glucosyltransferase-like yields the protein MYSWGGLRSHVTEHVSFWATLCPVSLCSVAVSLMIHRVEPEPFMDEIWHVPMAYNYCAGNYSHWDEEVTTLPGVYALSVALLFVLGLFSSANLCTVYVLRCTNMLVGLGNWMVAYAVATKLAGPGAPRAKQVLVSAAVNSLPILLSLTHVYYTDPGSVFFLLLMYLSYLNRRHWLAATFGAIAIFFRQSSVLWVAMTAGSMFLDKLEASFQLQRCDEKNVVVSGVCNGVRNGVANGVGKGAVNGITNGVVNGIVDGCPATTHDLPEHKEVRVRIVWKRLVDDLCETIRDSLGYVLVGLCFVAFLFYNDGIVVGDRKHHQMCFHPPQMGYFLLFTLLHAAPHMLRPSVVADFANSVARRPLLYAVLGLASVLAVQNHTHLHRYTLLDNRHLTFHVWTHVLGKGPLVRFCLVPAYVYAGYALLHRLGHTRLLWRVLFIACTFAATSFHQMLEFRYFIVPYVFFRLHVKNETYRELILELILNATVYCVMLYAFLARTVVWNIDGSAQSFFW from the coding sequence ATGTACTCCTGGGGAGGGCTGAGGTCCCACGTCACCGAGCATGTCTCCTTCTGGGCAACCCTGTGCCCCGTCTCGCTCTGCTCCGTGGCCGTGTCGCTAATGATCCACAGGGTTGAACCCGAGCCGTTCATGGACGAGATTTGGCACGTTCCCATGGCGTACAATTACTGCGCCGGAAACTACAGCCACTGGGACGAAGAGGTCACCACTCTTCCCGGCGTCTACGCGCTGTCCGTGGCGTTGCTATTCGTGCTCGGTCTATTCAGCTCCGCGAACCTCTGCACGGTGTACGTGCTTCGCTGTACCAACATGCTCGTCGGGCTGGGCAACTGGATGGTCGCATACGCCGTAGCCACCAAGCTGGCCGGACCCGGCGCTCCGCGTGCCAAGCAGGTCCTGGTGAGCGCCGCGGTCAACTCGCTGCCCATCCTGCTCTCACTGACGCACGTGTACTACACCGACCCGGGAAGCGTTTTCTTCCTGCTCCTCATGTACCTATCGTACCTGAACCGACGTCACTGGCTGGCAGCGACGTTCGGAGCCATCGCAATATTCTTCCGGCAGTCTTCTGTCCTGTGGGTGGCCATGACGGCCGGGTCCATGTTCCTGGACAAGCTAGAGGCGAGCTTCCAACTTCAGCGATGTGACGAGAAGAATGTCGTCGTCAGTGGTGTCTGCAATGGTGTCAGAAATGGTGTCGCCAATGGTGTCGGCAAGGGTGCCGTCAATGGCATAACTAATGGCGTCGTCAACGGTATTGTCGACGGCTGTCCAGCCACTACACACGACCTCCCCGAGCACAAAGAGGTGCGAGTCCGCATCGTCTGGAAGCGGCTCGTCGATGACCTCTGCGAGACCATCAGGGACAGTCTAGGCTACGTGCTGGTGGGCCTCTGCTTCGTGGCTTTTCTCTTCTACAACGACGGCATCGTGGTAGGCGACCGCAAGCATCACCAAATGTGCTTCCACCCACCCCAAATGGGCTACTTCCTGCTCTTCACACTACTGCACGCTGCCCCGCACATGTTAAGACCCTCGGTCGTGGCAGACTTCGCGAACAGCGTCGCCCGTAGACCGCTACTGTACGCCGTGCTTGGACTGGCGTCTGTGCTCGCCGTGCAGAACCACACACATCTGCACCGGTACACGCTACTGGACAACCGGCATCTTACGTTCCACGTCTGGACCCACGTCTTGGGAAAGGGCCCCCTGGTACGTTTTTGCCTGGTTCCGGCGTACGTGTACGCTGGCTACGCTCTGCTGCACCGACTGGGACACACCAGGCTTCTATGGCGGGTACTGTTCATAGCTTGCACGTTCGCGGCCACCTCGTTCCACCAAATGCTCGAGTTCCGCTACTTCATCGTACCTTACGTGTTCTTCCGCCTTCACGTGAAAAACGAGACTTACCGAGAGCTCATTCTAGAACTGATTCTCAACGCTACTGTCTACTGCGTGATGCTTTATGCGTTCCTTGCCCGTACCGTTGTGTGGAACATTGATGGTTCGGCGCAGAGTTTCTTCTGGTAG